From Candidatus Zixiibacteriota bacterium, a single genomic window includes:
- a CDS encoding CDGSH iron-sulfur domain-containing protein: MELGNIRIKINENASAKIECARAEILMPDGTIIIKEGAFSLCRCGQSKKKPFCDGTHKECGFVG, translated from the coding sequence ATGGAACTTGGAAACATACGAATCAAGATTAACGAAAATGCATCGGCCAAAATAGAATGTGCTCGGGCAGAGATACTCATGCCTGATGGCACCATCATTATTAAAGAAGGAGCCTTTTCGCTCTGTCGGTGCGGACAATCCAAAAAGAAACCGTTCTGCGACGGCACACATAAGGAGTGCGGGTTCGTAGGTTAG